The Streptococcus mitis region TAACAAAGTCACCCTGCAAAATCTGGCAACTATAAGTCCAGACTTCCCAATTTTCTACAAAACCATAGGCACGAGCCTTTTCTTGATTAAACTGATAAGATTTAAAAATTTCAAACATAAGTGAAAACTGCTACCCAAAGCTAGCAGTTCCTTTCTATTTTTTAAAAGACCACCTTAGTTCCGTGCAATTGTGTCACGCCCAGCTGGTCGATAAAGGTCTGACGGTTGTCAAGGTCAATCCCCCCACCTGGTAGAATTTCAATCTTACCTTTAGCGTGCTCCAAAATTCTGTGATAGTGAGCAAAACGTTTGTCTAGTGAATCCTCAGATACACCAGCACGAGTCAGGATACGAGTGACACCAGCTTGGCTGAGCCAGTCAATAGCTTCCAACTGATCTTCGTCACTCAATTCATCAAAGGCCATGTGGAAGACAATTTCCATTCCTTTTGATGCAGTAATCAACTTCTCTAGATTAGCCTTATCCAACTTCTTATCAGCAGTTAAAGCTCCAAAAACAACCCCTTGACTTCCAGCCTGAGCAGTCAATCGAATATCTTCTAGCATGATAGCAATTTCTAGTTCATTATAGACAAAGTCGCCACCACGGGGACGAATCATGGTCATAATGGTCGTATCGTAGTTGGTTGCCAATTCAACTGCTGCCTTGGTCACTCCATAGCTGGGTGTTGTCCCACCAACTGCTAGATTGTCACAGAGTTCGATTCGACGAGCTCCGGCCTGCATCGCTTTTTCAAGCAAGGTCACATTTTCAGAACAAAATTCGTAAATCATTTGATTCTCCTTGAAGATTACTTTGAATTTATTATATCATATTGTTGTGAATATGCTTTCATTTATATCAAGGAAAATTGCTACTATTTTTTTATTCTTTGTCTGGAATGACTTTAAAGAGATAGTAGGTGATAAAGATGGTCAAAGCTCCCAGACCGATTTTGACTGGTAAAAGAGGTGCAAAATAAATGGAAATTCCCATCAAGATGTAGATAGAAACGATGATTTTTTTCTTACGTTCACGCGCAATAGACTTGGTCTCGCGAAAATCAGCTACATATGCTTGATAGAGCTTGGTATGGTAAAGCCAATCTTCGAAGCGCTTGGAACTTCTGGAGAAACAAGCAATAGACAACAAAAGGAAAGGCGTTGTCGGCAACAAGGGTAAAACAACCCCGACAATAGCCAAAGCCAGTGATAAAAAACCAATAATTAGATAAATAATACGCATAGCTACTCCTAATTAAAATAATCTTCTTCTAGTTTCGCATACAATGATGAATTTTGTCAAGCTCCAACTAAAAAGAGCCTGAAATTGACTTTCAGGACTCTCCTCTTATTTAATCTTTTCTTCTTCGTAGTCGCCATTACTACATACAACCTGCTTGCCACCACCACGGACTTTTTTCTCCATGAGGAAGTTACCACATTTTGGACAGTCACGACCAACAGGCTTGTCCCAAGAAGTAAATTCACAGTCTGGATAGCGATTGCAACCATAGAAGAGGCGGTTACGCTTGGTTTTACGTTCAATGATTTGTCCCTGATGACAACTTGGACACTCAACACCAATCTCTTTCACAATTGCTTGGGTATGACGGCAATCTGGGAAATTGCTACAAGCGTAGAACTTACCAAAACGACCAAGTTTAATGACCATTGGACTGCCACACACTTCACAATCAAATCCAGCTGGTTCATCCTTGATCTGGATTTTTTCCATTTCTTCTTCAGCCTTGGAGACCTCTTTAGAGAAAGGTTTGTAAAAGGCGTCAATGACACGTTGCCACTGTTCTTTTCCGACTTCGACATCGTCCAGCTTGCCTTCCATTTCGGCTGTAAAGGTCACGTTTACGATATCTGGGAAATATTCAACGATGAGCTTGTTAACAATTTCTCCCAACTCTGTTGGTTCAAAACGTTTAGCTGCAAGACGAACATAATATCGTTTTTGAATGGTTTCAATGGTTGGTGCGTAGGTTGACGGACGGCCAACCCCATTTTCTTCCAAGGTCTTGATCAGTGTCGCTTCAGAATAACGAGCAGGCGGTTGAGTGAAATGTTGCTCTGGTTTGCTATTAATC contains the following coding sequences:
- a CDS encoding copper homeostasis protein CutC, with product MIYEFCSENVTLLEKAMQAGARRIELCDNLAVGGTTPSYGVTKAAVELATNYDTTIMTMIRPRGGDFVYNELEIAIMLEDIRLTAQAGSQGVVFGALTADKKLDKANLEKLITASKGMEIVFHMAFDELSDEDQLEAIDWLSQAGVTRILTRAGVSEDSLDKRFAHYHRILEHAKGKIEILPGGGIDLDNRQTFIDQLGVTQLHGTKVVF
- a CDS encoding YbaN family protein, with product MRIIYLIIGFLSLALAIVGVVLPLLPTTPFLLLSIACFSRSSKRFEDWLYHTKLYQAYVADFRETKSIARERKKKIIVSIYILMGISIYFAPLLPVKIGLGALTIFITYYLFKVIPDKE